A single Xylanimonas cellulosilytica DSM 15894 DNA region contains:
- a CDS encoding membrane protein gives MSHPEAAPTGVIHDIGYRGYDGARLTRRGIGTGLYTHTLRGIFGFGRAARSKVVPLGLAIVMLLPAIIIAVVTVVIGGVETPLPFTRYAMVTQGAIAIFVAVAAPQAVSLDLRFHTLPLYLSRPIHRIDYVRAKLAALTTGLFILIAAPLLVLYLGALAAELDAGTQTVHLLEALGGAALFAVVLAALSALIASLTARRGFGIAAIITVLAFSYAIVSTLQALVALDAGDPGTAGWIGLFSPMTLVDGVQVWAFGAAPSTPAGPPEGAAGAVFLAVAILVVALCYRAMVRRYRKVLL, from the coding sequence ATGTCGCACCCTGAGGCTGCACCCACCGGCGTCATCCACGACATCGGCTACCGCGGCTACGACGGCGCCCGCCTGACCCGCCGCGGCATCGGCACCGGGCTCTACACCCACACCCTGCGCGGCATCTTCGGGTTCGGGCGAGCCGCCCGGTCCAAGGTCGTCCCCCTCGGCCTCGCGATCGTGATGCTCCTGCCCGCCATCATCATCGCCGTCGTCACCGTCGTCATCGGCGGCGTGGAAACCCCGCTGCCCTTCACCCGGTACGCCATGGTGACCCAGGGCGCCATCGCCATCTTCGTGGCCGTCGCCGCACCCCAGGCCGTCTCCCTCGACCTGCGGTTCCACACCCTGCCCCTGTACCTGTCCCGGCCGATCCACCGCATCGACTACGTGCGCGCCAAGCTCGCCGCCCTGACCACCGGCCTCTTCATCCTCATCGCCGCACCCCTGCTCGTCCTGTACCTCGGGGCGCTCGCGGCCGAGCTCGATGCCGGGACGCAGACCGTCCACCTCCTGGAGGCGCTCGGCGGGGCGGCGCTCTTCGCCGTCGTGCTGGCGGCCCTCTCGGCGCTGATCGCGTCCCTGACCGCACGCCGCGGGTTCGGGATCGCGGCCATCATCACCGTGCTCGCGTTCAGCTACGCCATCGTCTCGACCCTCCAGGCGCTGGTCGCCCTCGACGCCGGAGACCCCGGCACCGCGGGATGGATCGGCCTGTTCTCCCCCATGACGCTCGTCGACGGCGTCCAGGTGTGGGCGTTCGGTGCCGCGCCGTCGACGCCCGCCGGCCCGCCCGAGGGGGCCGCCGGTGCCGTGTTCCTCGCCGTCGCGATCCTCGTCGTCGCCCTCTGCTACCGGGCGATGGTCCGGCGCTACCGGAAGGTGCTGCTCTGA
- a CDS encoding ABC transporter ATP-binding protein gives MATLEIAACSRWYGNVVAVNDVTMTIGPGITGLLGPNGAGKSTLIHMLGGFLPPSTGTVTLDGAAIWKNQGAYRTIGLVPEREATYDFLTGRQLAVASAELHGLPDAGAAAARAIATVEMGDAQDRKIGEYSKGMKQRIKMASALVHDPAVLLLDEPFNGMDPRQRLHLIALLRSMGAEGRTVLFSSHILEEVEQLAHQIEVIVAGRHAASGDYREIRRLMTDRPHQYTITSSDNRVLASALVADGSTAGVSLDGATLRVQATEFLAFAELLPRVARDAGVRLYEVSPADESLESVFSYLVTA, from the coding sequence ATGGCCACGCTCGAGATCGCCGCGTGCTCGCGCTGGTACGGCAACGTCGTCGCTGTCAACGACGTCACCATGACGATCGGTCCCGGCATCACGGGGCTGCTCGGCCCCAACGGTGCGGGCAAGTCCACCCTGATCCACATGCTGGGCGGCTTCCTGCCGCCGTCGACGGGGACCGTGACGCTCGACGGAGCCGCCATCTGGAAGAACCAGGGCGCCTACCGCACGATCGGCCTGGTCCCCGAGCGGGAGGCGACGTACGACTTCCTCACGGGCCGCCAGCTCGCCGTCGCCAGCGCCGAGCTGCACGGGCTGCCCGACGCCGGAGCGGCCGCGGCCCGTGCCATCGCCACGGTCGAGATGGGCGACGCCCAGGACCGCAAGATCGGCGAGTACTCCAAGGGCATGAAGCAGCGCATCAAGATGGCGTCCGCCCTCGTCCACGACCCCGCGGTGCTGCTGCTCGACGAACCGTTCAACGGCATGGACCCGCGCCAGCGCCTGCACCTCATCGCGCTGCTGCGCAGCATGGGCGCCGAGGGCCGCACGGTGCTGTTCAGCTCCCACATCCTGGAGGAGGTCGAACAGCTCGCCCACCAGATCGAGGTGATCGTCGCGGGGCGGCACGCCGCCTCGGGCGACTACCGCGAGATCCGCCGCCTGATGACCGACCGGCCGCACCAGTACACGATCACGTCGAGCGACAACCGTGTGCTGGCCTCCGCCCTGGTGGCCGACGGGTCGACCGCCGGCGTCAGCCTCGACGGCGCGACCCTGCGCGTCCAGGCCACCGAGTTCCTGGCCTTCGCCGAGCTGCTGCCCCGCGTCGCGCGGGACGCCGGCGTGCGGCTGTACGAGGTCTCGCCCGCCGACGAGTCCCTGGAGAGCGTCTTCTCCTACCTCGTCACCGCCTGA
- a CDS encoding ABC transporter permease subunit, producing MNGTIIRLTARGVLGGKRLWLLGALALVLVGIAVLTRVLVPVTEQDAATLVRGIAFGTFLPLFGLIVGTGVIGPEIDDGSIVHLLSKPISRHVIVQSKLLVAVGAVVAFAVVPTMLAAVVLGAGARTVLAFGAGALAAGALYAVLFVLLAVITRHAVIVGLVYALVWESLVGSFVPGARNLSVQQWALSVTASIAPDGPVTSDVGLGLAWVLVVGGFVAAAWYAGRRLRVMTLAAED from the coding sequence GTGAACGGCACGATCATCCGCCTGACCGCCCGCGGCGTGCTCGGCGGCAAGCGCCTGTGGCTGCTGGGCGCCCTCGCCCTGGTGCTCGTCGGCATCGCCGTGCTGACCCGCGTCCTGGTGCCCGTGACCGAGCAGGACGCCGCGACCCTCGTGCGGGGTATCGCGTTCGGCACCTTCCTGCCGCTGTTCGGCCTGATCGTCGGGACCGGGGTGATCGGCCCCGAGATCGACGACGGCTCGATCGTCCACCTGCTGTCCAAGCCGATCTCCCGGCACGTCATCGTGCAGAGCAAGCTGCTGGTGGCCGTCGGCGCGGTCGTCGCGTTCGCGGTGGTGCCGACGATGCTCGCGGCCGTCGTCCTCGGGGCCGGCGCTCGCACCGTCCTCGCCTTCGGTGCCGGCGCGCTCGCCGCCGGGGCGCTGTACGCCGTGCTGTTCGTGCTGCTGGCCGTGATCACCCGGCACGCGGTGATCGTCGGGCTCGTGTACGCGCTGGTGTGGGAGTCCCTGGTGGGCAGCTTCGTCCCCGGGGCCCGCAACCTCAGCGTCCAGCAGTGGGCGCTGTCCGTCACGGCGTCGATCGCCCCGGACGGCCCGGTCACCTCCGACGTCGGCCTGGGCCTGGCATGGGTCCTCGTCGTCGGCGGCTTCGTGGCGGCGGCCTGGTACGCCGGCAGGCGGCTGCGCGTGATGACCCTCGCAGCCGAGGACTGA
- a CDS encoding AMP-dependent synthetase/ligase — MNAIATLDAAAPVRVSTTTPLRLHVPRTANVDAILRQRLTSEPEAVLAEVHRDGGWQKVTVAEFDAQVVAVAKGLVALGVEPGTTVGIMSRTRYEWTLLDFAVWAAGGVPVPIYETSSVEQVEWILSNSAIRVVVVENDANAATVEAAGLAGPEREVLVIDPATGSGRRDGAIESLVAGGADVADAEIERRRRLAGADDLATIIYTSGTTGRPKGAELTHGNFTTLALNTVAEVPEVFNGMGRTIIFLPLAHVFARFVEVVAVAGGSVLGHSPDIKNLTKDLAAFRPTYLLGVPRIFEKVYNTAEQSSAAEKARGYFNWATAVAIAYSRALDTERGPSLWLKFQRLFADGLVYSKLRDKLGGRVKFAVSGGGPLGERLGHFYRGIGLHIIEGYGLTETTAPTSVNRPGATRVGSVGQMLPGCSVSIADDGEILLKGPHLFRGYHRNPEATAAAFDEDGWFRTGDLGKVDDEGFVHITGRKKEIIVTAGGKNVAPAVLEDRVRAHALVSQCVVVGDNRPFIGALVTLDAEGLAGWLTMHKKPAMTAAEAMTDPDVRESIDRAVERANEAVSQAESIRKWAFLPGDFTIENGHLTPSMKIKRSEVLRDFAADVDELYVDTRAAS; from the coding sequence TTGAACGCGATCGCCACCCTCGACGCCGCCGCACCTGTGCGCGTCTCGACGACGACGCCGCTGCGCCTGCACGTCCCGCGCACCGCGAACGTCGACGCCATCCTGCGCCAGCGCCTGACGAGCGAGCCCGAGGCGGTGCTGGCCGAGGTCCACCGCGACGGCGGGTGGCAGAAGGTCACGGTCGCCGAGTTCGACGCGCAGGTCGTCGCCGTCGCCAAGGGCCTGGTGGCGCTCGGCGTGGAGCCCGGCACCACGGTCGGCATCATGTCGCGCACCCGGTACGAGTGGACGCTGCTCGACTTCGCCGTGTGGGCCGCCGGCGGCGTGCCCGTGCCGATCTACGAGACGTCGAGCGTCGAGCAGGTGGAGTGGATCCTCTCCAACTCCGCCATCCGCGTCGTCGTCGTCGAGAACGACGCCAACGCGGCCACCGTCGAGGCCGCCGGCCTGGCGGGCCCCGAGCGCGAGGTGCTGGTCATCGACCCCGCGACGGGTTCCGGACGACGCGACGGCGCGATCGAGTCGCTCGTCGCGGGCGGTGCGGACGTCGCCGACGCCGAGATCGAGCGTCGTCGTCGCCTCGCGGGCGCCGACGACCTCGCGACGATCATCTACACGTCGGGCACGACCGGCCGCCCGAAGGGCGCCGAGCTCACGCACGGCAACTTCACGACGCTCGCCCTCAACACGGTGGCCGAGGTTCCCGAGGTCTTCAACGGCATGGGCCGCACCATCATCTTCCTGCCGCTGGCGCACGTCTTCGCGCGCTTCGTCGAGGTCGTCGCCGTCGCCGGCGGCTCGGTGCTGGGTCACTCGCCGGACATCAAGAACCTCACGAAGGACCTGGCCGCGTTCCGGCCCACGTACCTGCTGGGCGTGCCGCGCATCTTCGAGAAGGTCTACAACACGGCCGAGCAGTCCTCCGCGGCGGAGAAGGCGCGCGGCTACTTCAACTGGGCGACGGCGGTGGCCATCGCCTACTCCCGTGCCCTGGACACCGAGCGTGGACCGTCGCTGTGGCTGAAGTTCCAGCGCCTGTTCGCCGACGGTCTCGTCTACAGCAAGCTGCGCGACAAGCTCGGCGGCCGGGTCAAGTTCGCGGTCTCCGGCGGCGGCCCGCTCGGCGAGCGCCTCGGGCACTTCTACCGTGGCATCGGCCTGCACATCATCGAGGGCTACGGCCTCACGGAGACCACGGCGCCCACGAGCGTCAACCGGCCCGGTGCCACGCGTGTCGGCTCGGTCGGCCAGATGCTGCCGGGCTGCTCGGTGTCCATCGCCGACGACGGCGAGATCCTCCTCAAGGGGCCGCACCTCTTCCGGGGCTACCACCGCAACCCTGAGGCCACGGCGGCGGCGTTCGACGAGGACGGCTGGTTCCGCACCGGCGACCTCGGCAAGGTCGACGACGAAGGCTTCGTCCACATCACCGGGCGCAAGAAGGAGATCATCGTCACCGCCGGCGGGAAGAACGTCGCCCCCGCGGTGCTCGAGGATCGTGTCCGCGCGCACGCGCTCGTCAGCCAGTGCGTCGTCGTCGGCGACAACCGCCCGTTCATCGGCGCGCTGGTGACGCTCGACGCCGAGGGCCTGGCGGGCTGGCTGACCATGCACAAGAAGCCCGCGATGACCGCCGCGGAGGCGATGACGGACCCTGACGTGCGCGAGTCGATCGACCGTGCCGTCGAGCGGGCCAACGAGGCCGTCTCGCAGGCCGAGTCCATCCGCAAGTGGGCGTTCCTGCCGGGCGACTTCACGATCGAGAACGGCCACCTCACGCCGTCGATGAAGATCAAGCGCTCCGAGGTGCTACGCGACTTCGCCGCCGACGTCGACGAGCTGTACGTCGACACCCGCGCCGCCTCCTGA
- a CDS encoding YgjV family protein produces MDSFLGMPIEVGMDRFILGQVFGLLTLVFNFAAYQADDQRKYFLRFTIGSAFWLAMYMTMGAQVPVMLVATFSTLRGVVFWWTLGKDSPRRRMIARRTMYTTLAIAGVASVVAIPAARPETQPFQVFLLIGVLLFVVGQYMPGVYLVRITAVVYAVAVLLLNTPLDTFNPVGIIIELNNLVSIAVFFVILARKNKHRARLAALRPAALALATPA; encoded by the coding sequence ATGGACTCGTTTCTCGGGATGCCGATCGAGGTCGGCATGGACCGCTTCATCCTCGGGCAGGTCTTCGGCCTGCTGACCCTCGTCTTCAACTTCGCCGCCTACCAGGCGGACGACCAGCGCAAGTACTTCCTGCGCTTCACCATCGGCAGCGCGTTCTGGCTGGCGATGTACATGACCATGGGCGCGCAGGTGCCCGTCATGCTCGTCGCCACGTTCTCCACGCTGCGCGGGGTCGTGTTCTGGTGGACGCTCGGCAAGGACTCGCCCCGTCGGCGGATGATCGCGCGGCGCACCATGTACACGACGCTCGCCATCGCGGGGGTCGCGTCGGTGGTGGCCATCCCGGCCGCCCGCCCGGAGACCCAGCCGTTCCAGGTGTTCCTGCTGATCGGCGTCCTGCTGTTCGTCGTCGGGCAGTACATGCCGGGCGTGTACCTGGTGCGCATCACCGCCGTCGTGTACGCCGTCGCCGTGCTGCTGCTCAACACCCCGCTGGACACGTTCAACCCGGTGGGCATCATCATCGAGCTGAACAACCTGGTCTCGATCGCGGTGTTCTTCGTCATCCTGGCGCGCAAGAACAAGCACCGGGCGCGTCTGGCGGCCCTGCGGCCGGCGGCTCTCGCGCTGGCCACCCCGGCGTAG
- a CDS encoding hemolysin family protein, whose product MDQGTVATALIVLLFVLLGGVFAGAELALVSLRQSQLGRLEAQSRRGARVAAVARNPNRFLAAVQIGVTVAGFFSAAFGASTLAPDFVPVLVGLGISEGAAGTLALVILTLVIAYLSLVLGELVPKRLALQRAQAVALAVGPALDRFASLMRPVVWLLSASTDVVVRLLGGDPHATTEEISGAELRDLVAGHQELAEDERRILNDVFAAGDRTLGEVMRPRGEVTFLAGNLPLPDAAAIVAASPYSRYPVTGDGFDDVVGFLHVRDLLGVLDTGRTVASLARPVPFLPITNRLLPSLSALRAQGAHIAVVVDEYGGTDGIVTLEDMVEELVGEIRDEYDVPEPAVLGEAGGVRVVDARVTIEEFASVTGLHLADGPYETAAGYVIHRLGRLAQVGDRVEVDGYELVVSQVEGRRITRLTIEVAQAVPDALPAEG is encoded by the coding sequence ATGGACCAGGGAACGGTAGCCACTGCGCTGATCGTCCTGCTGTTCGTCCTGCTGGGCGGAGTGTTCGCGGGCGCCGAGCTGGCGCTCGTGTCACTGCGGCAGTCACAGCTCGGCCGCCTCGAGGCGCAGAGCCGCCGCGGCGCCCGCGTCGCCGCCGTGGCGCGCAACCCCAACCGCTTCCTCGCGGCCGTGCAGATCGGCGTCACGGTCGCCGGCTTCTTCTCGGCCGCGTTCGGCGCGTCGACGCTCGCACCCGACTTCGTCCCGGTCCTGGTGGGTCTCGGGATCAGCGAGGGAGCTGCCGGCACGCTCGCGCTGGTGATCCTCACCCTGGTCATCGCGTACCTGTCGCTCGTCCTGGGGGAGCTGGTGCCCAAGCGGCTCGCCCTGCAGCGCGCCCAGGCGGTGGCGCTGGCGGTCGGTCCCGCGCTGGACCGGTTCGCCTCCCTCATGCGTCCCGTGGTGTGGCTGCTCTCGGCGTCCACCGACGTCGTCGTGCGCCTGCTGGGCGGCGACCCGCACGCGACGACGGAGGAGATCTCCGGCGCGGAGCTGCGCGACCTGGTCGCGGGCCACCAGGAGCTCGCGGAGGACGAGCGGCGCATCCTCAACGACGTGTTCGCCGCCGGCGACCGCACCCTCGGCGAGGTCATGCGCCCGCGCGGCGAGGTCACCTTCCTGGCCGGGAACCTTCCCCTGCCCGACGCCGCCGCGATCGTCGCCGCGAGCCCGTACTCGCGCTATCCCGTGACCGGGGACGGGTTCGACGACGTCGTCGGCTTCCTGCACGTGCGCGATCTGCTGGGTGTGCTCGATACGGGGCGGACCGTCGCGAGCCTGGCCCGGCCAGTCCCGTTCCTGCCGATCACCAACCGGCTGCTGCCCTCGCTGTCCGCGTTGCGCGCCCAGGGTGCGCACATCGCCGTCGTCGTCGACGAGTACGGCGGCACGGACGGGATCGTGACCCTGGAGGACATGGTCGAGGAGCTCGTGGGCGAGATCCGCGACGAGTACGACGTGCCCGAGCCCGCCGTGCTCGGCGAGGCAGGTGGCGTGCGGGTGGTCGACGCCCGCGTGACCATCGAGGAGTTCGCCTCGGTCACCGGTCTGCACCTGGCCGACGGCCCGTACGAGACCGCGGCGGGCTACGTGATCCACCGGCTGGGGCGCCTCGCGCAGGTGGGGGACCGGGTCGAGGTCGACGGGTACGAGCTGGTGGTCAGCCAGGTCGAGGGCCGCCGGATCACCCGCCTGACCATCGAGGTGGCGCAGGCCGTACCGGACGCGCTCCCCGCTGAGGGCTGA
- a CDS encoding metal ABC transporter solute-binding protein, Zn/Mn family, translated as MFRRRRALVAATAIPVALLAAAWTLTTNAEPSTASADDERLTVVTSFYPLQFVAERVAGGLADVDNLTPPAADPHHLELSLARVRDVGAADVVVTLGGFMHAVDAAVETQQPALLVDAADIVDLLPASVTGGHSHADGECSHHSHSHDDAEHAHDDAAADEHSHGHTHDHAHDDADDADHDHSHDIAGYDPHFWLDPTRLAKLAQPVADAFATADPANAATFHANAAELEADLAELDAEIAEALAPFEGATLVTNHTAFGYLAARHGLEQIGITGLSHDIEPSPARLREIGDVVRAHGVETIFYETLVSPRVVQTLAGSLGIDATVLDTLEGLTEQNAAAGEDFMSIMRANLRTLTAGLVAP; from the coding sequence ATGTTCAGACGTCGCCGCGCACTCGTTGCCGCCACCGCCATCCCCGTCGCGCTCCTCGCTGCGGCGTGGACGCTCACCACCAACGCTGAGCCGTCCACCGCCTCCGCCGATGACGAGCGCCTGACGGTGGTCACCTCGTTCTACCCGCTGCAGTTCGTCGCCGAGCGCGTCGCCGGGGGACTCGCCGACGTCGACAACCTCACCCCGCCGGCCGCCGACCCGCACCACCTCGAGCTCTCGCTCGCCCGGGTGCGCGACGTCGGTGCCGCCGACGTCGTCGTCACCCTCGGCGGCTTCATGCACGCCGTCGACGCCGCCGTCGAGACCCAGCAGCCCGCCCTCCTCGTCGACGCCGCCGACATCGTCGACCTGCTGCCCGCCTCCGTGACCGGCGGTCACTCGCACGCCGACGGCGAGTGCTCCCACCACTCGCACTCGCACGACGACGCGGAGCACGCGCACGACGACGCGGCTGCCGACGAGCACTCGCACGGCCACACGCACGACCACGCGCACGACGACGCCGACGACGCGGACCACGACCACTCGCACGACATCGCCGGCTACGACCCGCACTTCTGGCTCGACCCGACGCGCCTGGCGAAGCTCGCCCAGCCGGTCGCCGACGCGTTCGCCACCGCGGACCCGGCGAACGCCGCCACGTTCCACGCGAACGCCGCCGAGCTGGAGGCGGACCTCGCCGAGCTGGACGCGGAGATCGCGGAGGCCTTGGCACCGTTCGAGGGCGCGACGCTCGTCACCAACCACACCGCGTTCGGGTACCTCGCCGCGCGCCACGGACTGGAGCAGATCGGCATCACGGGCCTGAGCCACGACATCGAGCCGTCGCCGGCCCGTCTGCGCGAGATCGGCGACGTGGTGCGCGCCCACGGTGTCGAGACGATCTTCTACGAGACGCTCGTCAGCCCGCGCGTCGTCCAGACCCTCGCGGGCAGCCTCGGGATCGACGCCACGGTGCTCGACACGCTCGAGGGCCTCACCGAGCAGAACGCCGCCGCGGGTGAGGACTTCATGAGCATCATGCGCGCCAACCTGCGAACCCTGACCGCAGGGCTTGTCGCTCCCTGA
- a CDS encoding GatB/YqeY domain-containing protein, which yields MSTIERLTTDMTAALKAHDRFALGTLRQVVAAVRAEEKAGKVARELTEEQVQAVLAAEVKKRRESATIYSDAGAADRAANESAEADLIETYLPAALTDDDVDALVARAIDEVGATSVKDMGRVMKAVTAAAAASGGRVDGKTVSAKVRAALS from the coding sequence ATGAGCACCATCGAGCGCCTGACCACCGACATGACCGCCGCCCTCAAGGCGCACGACCGCTTCGCCCTCGGCACGTTGCGCCAGGTGGTCGCGGCGGTCCGCGCGGAGGAGAAGGCGGGCAAGGTCGCCCGTGAGCTGACCGAGGAGCAGGTCCAGGCGGTGCTGGCAGCCGAGGTCAAGAAGCGCCGGGAGTCGGCCACGATCTACTCCGACGCGGGCGCTGCGGACCGCGCTGCGAACGAGTCGGCCGAGGCCGACCTCATCGAGACGTACCTGCCCGCGGCGCTGACGGACGACGACGTCGACGCGCTCGTCGCCCGCGCGATCGACGAGGTCGGCGCGACGTCGGTCAAGGACATGGGACGGGTCATGAAGGCGGTGACCGCGGCCGCCGCGGCGTCAGGAGGCCGGGTGGACGGCAAGACCGTTTCGGCCAAGGTGCGGGCCGCACTGAGCTGA
- a CDS encoding ornithine carbamoyltransferase, whose translation MPRSLVRLDDWSADDVEHVFALADAYRAGAGPTTDGCAVMFFPSTSLRTRVTFERGAHLIGLQPVLFPPETLDKPEDPRDVVRYLANWADVVVARHPDIAVLERLAAVGSLPVVNAMTNVNHPCEVLADVYALAQTRDVLSLGLVFVGADGNISRAWAEIARVLGLDLLQCCPRELATPGLRWSDDVEAAVRDADVVLTDGVGRHAEALAPYQVTAELMTLARPSAVLNPCPPFTRGQEVAADVVDQGGPFVGYGFKRSLLHVQQAVLATCLGLG comes from the coding sequence GTGCCCCGCAGCCTCGTGCGCCTCGACGACTGGTCCGCCGACGACGTCGAGCACGTCTTCGCCCTCGCCGACGCCTACCGGGCCGGGGCCGGGCCGACGACGGACGGCTGCGCGGTCATGTTCTTCCCGTCGACCAGCCTGCGCACGCGCGTCACCTTCGAGCGCGGCGCCCACCTCATAGGGCTCCAGCCAGTCCTGTTCCCGCCCGAGACGCTCGACAAGCCCGAGGATCCACGCGACGTCGTCCGGTACCTGGCGAACTGGGCCGACGTCGTCGTCGCCCGCCACCCGGACATCGCGGTGCTGGAGCGGCTCGCCGCCGTCGGCAGCCTGCCCGTGGTGAACGCCATGACGAACGTCAACCACCCGTGCGAGGTGCTCGCGGACGTCTACGCCTTGGCGCAGACCCGCGACGTGCTCTCGCTGGGTCTCGTGTTCGTCGGCGCCGACGGGAACATCTCCCGTGCCTGGGCCGAGATCGCCCGCGTGCTCGGCCTCGACCTTCTCCAGTGCTGCCCGCGCGAGCTCGCCACGCCCGGCCTCCGGTGGTCCGACGACGTCGAGGCGGCCGTCCGGGACGCGGACGTCGTGCTGACCGACGGCGTGGGCCGACACGCGGAAGCACTCGCCCCGTACCAGGTGACCGCGGAGCTGATGACTCTGGCACGACCCAGCGCGGTGCTGAACCCCTGCCCTCCGTTCACGCGCGGGCAAGAGGTCGCGGCCGACGTCGTCGACCAGGGCGGACCGTTCGTCGGGTACGGGTTCAAGCGCTCACTCCTGCACGTCCAGCAGGCGGTGCTCGCCACCTGCCTCGGGCTCGGGTGA
- a CDS encoding formate/nitrite transporter family protein, translating into MSYLKPAELVPTIIDAGANKVLLSTRDTLLRSIMGGAILTIGAAFAVTVSVTTGNALLGAILFPVGFITLYLLGYDLLTGLFVLGPLAWLDKRPGITVRAVLRNWGLVFLGNFIGAFTVAVFVAIVVTYGFSTAPNEVGEAIGHIGEGRTVGYAEHGAAGMLTLFVRGMLCNWMVSMGVIGAMVAKDVPGKALAMWMPVMLFFFMGFEHSIVNMFLFPSGLLLGGQFTIMDYLVWNEIPTVIGNLVGGLLLTGLPLYFTHGRPAARRATPQAAPATTAAAEHELVSEPA; encoded by the coding sequence ATGTCCTATCTGAAGCCTGCCGAGCTCGTCCCGACGATCATCGACGCCGGCGCGAACAAGGTCCTGCTCTCCACGCGGGACACGCTCCTGCGCTCCATCATGGGTGGAGCGATCCTGACGATCGGTGCCGCGTTCGCCGTCACCGTCTCCGTGACGACGGGGAACGCGCTCCTCGGCGCGATCCTGTTCCCCGTCGGGTTCATCACGCTGTACCTCCTGGGGTACGACCTGCTCACGGGCCTGTTCGTCCTCGGCCCGCTCGCATGGCTCGACAAGCGCCCCGGCATCACGGTGCGCGCGGTGCTGCGCAACTGGGGCCTGGTATTCCTCGGGAACTTCATCGGCGCCTTCACCGTGGCCGTGTTCGTGGCGATCGTCGTGACGTACGGCTTCTCCACCGCGCCCAACGAGGTCGGTGAAGCGATCGGGCACATCGGCGAGGGGCGGACCGTGGGCTACGCCGAGCACGGGGCGGCCGGCATGCTCACGTTGTTCGTGCGCGGGATGCTGTGCAACTGGATGGTGTCCATGGGCGTCATCGGCGCGATGGTCGCCAAGGACGTGCCTGGCAAGGCCCTCGCCATGTGGATGCCCGTCATGCTGTTCTTCTTCATGGGCTTCGAGCACTCGATCGTCAACATGTTCCTGTTCCCCTCCGGGCTCCTCCTCGGCGGGCAGTTCACGATCATGGACTACCTCGTCTGGAACGAGATCCCCACGGTGATCGGCAACCTGGTCGGCGGTCTGCTCCTGACCGGGCTCCCCCTCTACTTCACCCACGGCCGCCCCGCGGCGCGGCGCGCCACCCCGCAGGCGGCACCGGCCACGACGGCCGCAGCCGAGCACGAACTGGTCTCCGAGCCGGCCTGA
- a CDS encoding DUF898 family protein, which translates to MVRPTSRFQFDGGAGSYLGVVLLGALITLVTLGICYPFALVLIERWKSEHSMIDGQRLVFTGSATGLFGLWIKWFLLIVITLGIYSLWVAPRLEQWRWEHRAFAGSPSGPPGVTVNVATA; encoded by the coding sequence ATGGTGCGCCCAACTTCTCGTTTCCAGTTCGACGGCGGCGCTGGCTCGTACCTCGGCGTCGTGCTCCTCGGAGCACTCATCACGCTCGTCACCCTGGGCATCTGCTACCCGTTCGCGCTCGTCCTGATCGAGCGGTGGAAGTCCGAGCACTCGATGATCGACGGCCAGCGCCTCGTCTTCACCGGCTCTGCGACCGGCTTGTTCGGCCTGTGGATCAAGTGGTTCTTGCTCATCGTGATCACCCTCGGCATCTACTCGCTCTGGGTGGCTCCCCGCCTGGAGCAGTGGAGGTGGGAGCACCGGGCATTCGCGGGCAGCCCGAGCGGCCCGCCCGGTGTCACGGTGAACGTCGCGACCGCCTGA
- a CDS encoding ArsR/SmtB family transcription factor codes for MTASSLVPVFAALGDETRWSILAALGEGDASASALAGRLPVTRQAIAKHLAVLEEVGLVESARVGRELRYRVLGAQLSETARRLEAVGAAWDRRLATIKHIAEGL; via the coding sequence ATGACGGCAAGCAGCCTCGTTCCGGTCTTCGCCGCCCTCGGCGACGAGACGCGTTGGAGCATCCTGGCGGCCCTCGGCGAGGGCGACGCGTCAGCGTCCGCCCTCGCCGGACGCCTGCCCGTCACGCGGCAGGCCATCGCCAAGCATCTTGCAGTCCTTGAGGAGGTGGGACTCGTCGAGTCCGCTCGCGTCGGCCGCGAGCTGCGCTACCGCGTGCTGGGAGCGCAGCTGAGCGAGACGGCCCGTCGCCTCGAAGCCGTGGGTGCCGCGTGGGACCGTCGCCTCGCCACGATCAAGCACATCGCCGAGGGCCTGTGA